Proteins encoded within one genomic window of Corvus moneduloides isolate bCorMon1 chromosome 20, bCorMon1.pri, whole genome shotgun sequence:
- the TEKT1 gene encoding tektin-1, which yields MARLLQDTSKFHPSEWYTANRMQRASTESQKSRSECVTAESWRLVDEIEKTTQKTQSDVNKKIEQRREEIKFWKQELDNKLEQIVHETEVLLTFKNRLERALESCKEPLVVAQKCLMYRQRRVGIDLVHDEVEQELLKEAEVLQGIIALLGRTLEQTNEQIRRNRSAKYNLEMDLKDKFTALTIDDYCASLTNDTPHIIYADNAMKLEGNFVSPEDWIDFSNINVEKADKQRNNSLALKALIDSILSQTANDMRKQCEMVNVAFRNRVKEVKDAKHKLETFLAMVMDETASQEKNIAALKKAIADKEGPVKVAQTRLEARNHRPNVELCYDTVHCSLMNEVQEITKNIQRLKDALAQAEAELKRLSCRQLSLEEEIKVKENTLYIDEVLCMQMRESLYINNY from the exons ATGGCCAGACTGTTGCAAGATACATCTAAATTTCATCCCTCAGAATGGTACACTGCAAACAGGATGCAGCGTGCCAGTACAGAGTCCCAGAAATCCAGGTCAGAATGTGTGACAGCTGAGAGTTGGAGGCTGGTGGATGAAATCGAAAAGACaactcaaaaaacccaaagcgATGTCAATAAGAAAATAG AACAGAGAcgggaagaaataaaattctggaaGCAAGAACTAGATAACAAGCTAGAACAAATTGTTCATGAGACAGAGGTATTGTTGACTTTCAAGAATAGGCTGGAGAGAGCTTTGGAGAGCTGCAAAGAGCCACTTGTCGTTGCCCAAAAGTGTCTCATGTACAG gCAGAGGAGAGTTGGGATTGACTTGGTGCATGATGAAGTGGAACAGGAACTACTGAAGGAAGCTGAAGTCCTCCAGGGGATTATTGCTTTACTTGGACGTACATTGGAACAAACCAATGAGCAAATCAG ACGAAACCGTTCAGCAAAATACAACCTGGAAATGGATCTGAAGGACAAATTCACAGCTTTGACGATTGATGATTACTGTGCTAGCTTGACAAACGACACTCCTCATATCATATATGCTGACAATGCAATGAAACTGGAAGGAAA ttttgttaGCCCTGAGGACTGGATAGATTTCTCAAACATAAATGTTGAAAAGGCTGACAAGCAAAGAAACAATTCTTTGGCACTGAAGGCGCTTATCGATAGCATTCTCTCACAGACGGCAAATGACATGCGCAAGCAATGTGAGATGGTGAATGTTGCTTTTAGAAATAGGGTGAAGGAAGTCAAGGATGCCAAGCACAAGCTAGAGACATTTCTTGCAATG GTAATGGATGAGACTGCCTCACAGGAGAAGAACATTGCAGCCTTAAAGAAAGCAATTGCTGATAAAGAAGGACCTGTAAAAGTGGCTCAAACCCGCTTGGAAGCAAGAAACCATCGCCCCAATGTGGAACTGTGCTATGACACAGTGCACTGCAGCCTGATGAATGAAGTTCAAGAAATTACCAAAAATATTCAAAG ATTAAAGGATGCATTGGCAcaggctgaggcagagctgaaaCGCCTGAGCTGCCGACAGCTTTCCTTGGAGGAAGAGATCAAGGTCAAGGAGAATACACTGTACATTGATGAAGTGCTGTGCATGCAAATGAGAGAGTCTCTTTACATAAACAATTACTGA
- the FBXO39 gene encoding F-box only protein 39, which yields MEDDSEPEQSSWAYLPDVCLRHVFHWLDDRDRSRAALVCKKWSCAMYSGSLWRCRTITFYGQSSRARTLEFQSALWYTKKFGKYLKHLEIKLSNPYNTPFIKKFQVIMRGLLSHLGKCNSHLVSLSIKYLELDCLIWKNVVRAQFIKNLAAFLKRMSNQLDYLNLKGARITLEEGCELLNSLSSLTNRSFISEINIEDFFSLHLSVYSSALFHQTMSKFHSLTILTFNYNCISDELLDILREHSSHSLCTLNIKCHIHDPHGQVVSGMAWANLAKRAPKLNVNFFFERVMKHDHLARILLVEIPVRSISLRSCYFSDPDWTMRPTLTNLLPAYWHGLQKLTLELNNDHELLDNELLQLILSCKRLFFLKVWAFLSASFMERLLQNRAERKCVLTTIKVRIYTAQDDSTEEEQLLADIYRKFKYLIDSELNYFVITYPMV from the exons ATGGAAGATGACAGTGAACCCGAGCAAAGCTCCTGGGCCTATCTACCTGATGTCTGTCTGAGGCATGTCTTCCATTGGTTAGATGACAGGGACAGATCTCGAGCTGCCTTGGTCTGTAAAAAATGGAGTTGCGCCATGTACTCTGGATCTCTCTGGAGATGCAGAACCATCACCTTCTATGGCCAGTCATCAAGGGCACGCACACTGGAGTTTCAAAGTGCACTGTGGTATACCAAAAAATTTGGCAAGTATTTGAAGCACCTTGAGATTAAGTTATCGAATCCTTACAATACTCCCTTTATCAAAAAATTTCAAGTGATTATGAGAGGTCTTCTTTCACACCTGGGTAAGTGTAATAGTCACCTAGTATCCCTGAGCATCAAGTACCTAGAATTAGACTGCTTGATCTGGAAAAATGTGGTTAGGGCTCAGTTTATCAAGAACTTAGCTGCCTTCCTGAAAAGAATGAGCAATCAGCTTGATTATCTTAACTTAAAAGGAGCAAGAATAACTTTGGAAGAAGGCTGTGAGCTTCTGAATTCTCTGAGCAGCTTGACAAATAGAAGCTTTATATCTGAAATCAATATTGAGGATTTCTTCAGTCTCCACCTTTCTGTCTACAGCAGTGCCTTGTTCCACCAAACTATGTCGAAGTTCCACAGCCTGACCATCCTGACTTTCAATTATAACTGCATCTCTGATGAACTGCTGGACATCCTGCGGGAGCACAGCTCTCATTCCCTGTGCACCTTGAATATTAAGTGTCATATCCATGACCCTCATGGGCAAGTGGTCTCAGGAATGGCATGGGCAAACCTGGCAAAGAGAGCCCCAAAACTGAACGTGAACTTCTTCTTTGAAAGAGTCATGAAGCATGATCACCTAGCTAGGATCCTGCTAGTGGAGATCCCAGTTAGGAGCATCAGCCTACGGAGCTGTTATTTTAGTGACCCAGACTGGACAATGAGACCTACCCTCACCAACCTTCTCCCAGCTTACTGGCATGGTCTGCAG aaattaACACTTGAATTGAACAATGACCATGAGTTGCTGGACAATGAGCTGCTACAGCTTATCTTATCATGCAAGAGGttgttttttctgaaagtcTGGGCATTTCTAAGTGCCAGCTTTATGGAGAGGCTGCTACAAAACCGTGCAGAAAGGAAATGCGTTTTGACTACCATAAAG GTCAGGATTTATACAGCCCAAGATGACAGcactgaggaggagcagctgttGGCTGATATTTACAGGAAGTTCAAGTACCTGATTGACTCAGAACTTAATTATTTTGTCATTACCTACCCAATGGTGTAA
- the PIMREG gene encoding protein PIMREG isoform X3 produces MASVLQNVKATVAWRKHQLLADLNENESPVPDKFKRRASLSSLNTIRMSLRKRVPLKRLELNFHKTPTRESLEPRQRCQTLQTIKRTAKYAFGTVSQKIQKSCQSPVRSMVTFPAESISRGCATSSTEKGSTTPCCKSVTPAASSKGTPRSSKRALLGPTRVSEHREWRDFSSWLGKNAVSLRRSRRAAALKSPYSSPAPSSRKIEFDCELELVSSGICQLKHISQALDDAIVKEERTS; encoded by the exons ATGGCATCTGTGCTTCAAAATGTCAAAGCAACAGTGGCCTGGCGGAAACACCAGCTCCTAGCTGACCTCAATGAGAATGAGAGCCCTGTGCCTGACAAATTCAAGAGAAGGGCCTCTCTGAGTTCTCTCAATACCATTCGCATGTCTCTAAGGAAACGGGTACCATTAAAGCGACTAGAGCTGAATTTTCATAAAACCCCAACTAGGGAAAGTCTGGAACCAAGACAGAGATGCCAAACTCTCCAGACTattaaaagaacagcaaaatatGCTTTTGGAACAGTGTCCCAG aaaatacagaagtctTGCCAAAGCCCAGTACGCTCAATGGTGACCTTTCCAGCTGAATCCATCAGCAGAGGCTGTGCGACCAGTTCTACCGAAAAAGGAAGTACTACACCTTGCTGTAAGAGTGTTACTCCAGCAGCCAGTTCCAAAGGCACTCCAAGGTCCAGCAAAAGGGCCTTGCTTGGGCCAACAAGGGTGTCAGAACATAGAGAATGGAGGGATTTCTCATCCTGGCTTGGTAAAAATGCTGTCTCTCTCCGGAGAtcaagaagagcagcagcactgaagagCCCTTATTCATCAcctgctccttccagcaggAAGAT AGAGTTTGACTGCGAGTTGGAACTGGTCTCCTCAGGGATTTGCCAGTTGAAGCATATCTCCCAAGCACTCGATGATGCCATTGTGAAAGAGGAGAG GACTTCCTGA
- the PIMREG gene encoding protein PIMREG isoform X1 has translation MASVLQNVKATVAWRKHQLLADLNENESPVPDKFKRRASLSSLNTIRMSLRKRVPLKRLELNFHKTPTRESLEPRQRCQTLQTIKRTAKYAFGTVSQKIQKSCQSPVRSMVTFPAESISRGCATSSTEKGSTTPCCKSVTPAASSKGTPRSSKRALLGPTRVSEHREWRDFSSWLGKNAVSLRRSRRAAALKSPYSSPAPSSRKIEFDCELELVSSGICQLKHISQALDDAIVKEERQQAISNYCLMAQNSHSVHRSLKSSQAIRRQAKKLHQALGT, from the exons ATGGCATCTGTGCTTCAAAATGTCAAAGCAACAGTGGCCTGGCGGAAACACCAGCTCCTAGCTGACCTCAATGAGAATGAGAGCCCTGTGCCTGACAAATTCAAGAGAAGGGCCTCTCTGAGTTCTCTCAATACCATTCGCATGTCTCTAAGGAAACGGGTACCATTAAAGCGACTAGAGCTGAATTTTCATAAAACCCCAACTAGGGAAAGTCTGGAACCAAGACAGAGATGCCAAACTCTCCAGACTattaaaagaacagcaaaatatGCTTTTGGAACAGTGTCCCAG aaaatacagaagtctTGCCAAAGCCCAGTACGCTCAATGGTGACCTTTCCAGCTGAATCCATCAGCAGAGGCTGTGCGACCAGTTCTACCGAAAAAGGAAGTACTACACCTTGCTGTAAGAGTGTTACTCCAGCAGCCAGTTCCAAAGGCACTCCAAGGTCCAGCAAAAGGGCCTTGCTTGGGCCAACAAGGGTGTCAGAACATAGAGAATGGAGGGATTTCTCATCCTGGCTTGGTAAAAATGCTGTCTCTCTCCGGAGAtcaagaagagcagcagcactgaagagCCCTTATTCATCAcctgctccttccagcaggAAGAT AGAGTTTGACTGCGAGTTGGAACTGGTCTCCTCAGGGATTTGCCAGTTGAAGCATATCTCCCAAGCACTCGATGATGCCATTGTGAAAGAGGAGAG GCAACAAGCAATATCAAACTACTGTCTAATGGCACAAAACTCACACTCTGTACATCGATCCCTGAAATCATCTCAAGCTATCAGAAGGCAAGCAAAGAAACTCCATCAAGCACTTGGTACCTAG
- the PIMREG gene encoding protein PIMREG isoform X2 has protein sequence MASVLQNVKATVAWRKHQLLADLNENESPVPDKFKRRASLSSLNTIRMSLRKRVPLKRLELNFHKTPTRESLEPRQRCQTLQTIKRTAKYAFGTVSQKIQKSCQSPVRSMVTFPAESISRGCATSSTEKGSTTPCCKSVTPAASSKGTPRSSKRALLGPTRVSEHREWRDFSSWLGKNAVSLRRSRRAAALKSPYSSPAPSSRKIEFDCELELVSSGICQLKHISQALDDAIVKEESDMTVSLIRN, from the exons ATGGCATCTGTGCTTCAAAATGTCAAAGCAACAGTGGCCTGGCGGAAACACCAGCTCCTAGCTGACCTCAATGAGAATGAGAGCCCTGTGCCTGACAAATTCAAGAGAAGGGCCTCTCTGAGTTCTCTCAATACCATTCGCATGTCTCTAAGGAAACGGGTACCATTAAAGCGACTAGAGCTGAATTTTCATAAAACCCCAACTAGGGAAAGTCTGGAACCAAGACAGAGATGCCAAACTCTCCAGACTattaaaagaacagcaaaatatGCTTTTGGAACAGTGTCCCAG aaaatacagaagtctTGCCAAAGCCCAGTACGCTCAATGGTGACCTTTCCAGCTGAATCCATCAGCAGAGGCTGTGCGACCAGTTCTACCGAAAAAGGAAGTACTACACCTTGCTGTAAGAGTGTTACTCCAGCAGCCAGTTCCAAAGGCACTCCAAGGTCCAGCAAAAGGGCCTTGCTTGGGCCAACAAGGGTGTCAGAACATAGAGAATGGAGGGATTTCTCATCCTGGCTTGGTAAAAATGCTGTCTCTCTCCGGAGAtcaagaagagcagcagcactgaagagCCCTTATTCATCAcctgctccttccagcaggAAGAT AGAGTTTGACTGCGAGTTGGAACTGGTCTCCTCAGGGATTTGCCAGTTGAAGCATATCTCCCAAGCACTCGATGATGCCATTGTGAAAGAGGAGAG CGATATGACAGTTTCTCTCATTCGTAACTGA